The region CAGCGCTTGCTATTCGGCAGAGCTGGACGAGCTCCAAGAATCTGTATGGAACATCATCGTGGAAATCTTGTTGGTTATGCAGGACTATGTGCTGCAGTGTTTCTGCTATCTGTTACAAAACACAAGAGAGAGGGCATACATAATTAAATCCTGTGCAATTCATGATCGTTACTCTTACTAATGTTTTGATTAGGAAGGCCATTTGAAGACCTAGAAATGCTATACCCGTTGCTCGGGGTTTTTCGTCTTGATTAGCTGCAGTGGCATCTGTGGCaatgctgatgggaagtggtaaCGAAGGCCTCCGTAGCTCTGCATGGAAATGTCCGGGGCGCTCCCCCGTTCGCTTCGCACTTCAAGCAAGGTGAGCTGTTGTCTGTCAAGAGACAAGTGCCATGGGAGGAATTAATTAGCTCTCTTCCTCCATCCACCTTGGCTGTTTGTTAGTTCAGTGATACTGCGATGGGATCAGTTTTactctttaataatttttcttatcaCAGTAAAATCTTACAGTTTGCTAATGGATAAAGCCTTCCAATTGAAACAAAATAGTATTAGAGTTATctacaaggaaataatttctgaggaGGAGCTAAGCCGCTGTCTTCTGGATGAGAGCTACCACCTCAGTGTAATCAATGATCTTATTTCTATGTGTACCATCTTCCTCCTGACACTACGTCACAAATTAGCCTTTTTTCAGGATAGAGTAGTAAAGTTGCATTCTTATGGTATAAGCAAGcaaaagagcttttttccttttcttccatatCATTGTAGTGCCAAGTTCACCAGTGTACAAACAAAGAATGGTTCGTTGAATTTTTAGGAGCGTGGAAACCTCAGGTATGAGTACCCACAGCTTTAGCCAACCGCTGTGGAGGTCAATTCTCATTTCACTTCAACTAGGGGTGAAAGGGACTGCCGGAATCTACAATTACTCTCACTTTGTGAAGCAAGCCCTTGTCCCACCTACCTTGCTTCCATGACAGCAACACCGGTAGGTTCACTGAGTGGTGAGATCTGATACACCTGCTGCGACGCCACTTCTGTGATCAGGGTACCACTGTCTGACTGCTTCAGTTTGTAGGAGAAAGCCGCAGTCCCTTTTACGAGCCTTCCTTTCTGGGGGAGGACAGAGAGACTCAAAAAGTGACTGGGAACAGAATGGGCATGCTTCTAGTTAGGAAGATCTTTCCATGTCTCACGTACCATCACATCAACAGGACAAGGATAGATGTAAGCCATTCCAACACTCTTCATCACCTTTTCCTGGCAATTATTTTGGTCTACAGTTTTGGTAACAGAGACTCGGCTGTTCTTCCTGTCTTCCTGGATGACGTACCGTGTATGGCAAACACCTCCGATTCCAGCCTGGCAGATCGACAGAGATAACGAGACTTCCCAATTATATCAGAATTTCACTGCCTGAGAAGAAGTTTTTCTGATCAAAGATTCTGTAGGAGGGTAAGGACCTACTGAAGagtcttaattatttttaaaacctgttaCCATTACTCACAATTAATCCTATTGAACTAAAAAGTAGACATGTGAATAATATTCAGTCAGGGGatggaatttaaaattaaaaagtaatccATTAATTAACATCAACAATGAACAGAATGGATCAAGTAGCTGTACCAGGGAAGCCATAGGATGAATATATTCATAGctaataattcttttttctttaaagggtTGCATTTTATATCTTAAAGACAGACATCTAAAAAAATCCAGCATAGATAGTTCATTCCAACATATATGCACATGCTTTCTTCTGTAGGAATGAAAATTGACTTTTTATGATGATGAATGCTTGAAAGTAGatgcaaataaacagaaacttgAAGGAAGAGCACCTAAAGAGGACACATCCTTTCAATAAAGTAGttttagaatggaaaaaacaaacctcttgCAATTCATACACATTCTGTGACTTTTTAATGGTTATCTGCATCATGTTCAGTATTCCTCTCACTATGTTAATGCACATATCAGGGCAGTCTTCTGGGCCATAGATGTTTCCAATCCGTCCACTATTGTACTCAAACTTGAAGGGCCGGGTAAAACACGAAGAAACCATCTGGGTGATTTTGGAAGATCGAGTAAATGGGTCCCTGGGCCAGATGCCATTGTATTCCTCGAATTGTGGAGAGCGGATCTGAgaggaaattaagaaaagacatttatttgaataaaattactttgataCTAAATATGCAATCAGattggaagaaattaaaataatcactaCTTCAATATGCTATCCCTCCAAACATAGGCTTAGAAATTCATACAGCAGTTTATTCTTTTGTCTCTTGCTTACACTATTGTAAAACCAGTATAAATTCTGTGGGCTCAGCAGTGGTTTTTTGTCTTACAGAAGCAGTTAACGTATCACTATTATCTCCCAGGGACATTTTAAACTTGCATTAACTCTACAGGGAGAAAGGCTAAttcaaaaagtaattaaaaaatttaataaaattctccctattttttttcagccttaaaataaatattctgctgTAGGTGaaatttagcatttaaaaagttTACATCATTTTAAGTGTCAAAAAATACAGGTTTGGAGTGTTTCATTTTAACTCATCCccttccaaattttttttttttaactaaaatagtTGCTCTATTTGATCCATATTTGTGAATTGCTTaaatcaacctttttttttttttttataatgaacaatgtatttataaacttccccccccccccccccccaagacacAATGTAAATCAGAAGCAATTTCAGTAACTCTGGCAAAGTTACTGCCAGTTGAGGTGCCTCAGAGCCCAGCCTGATGCACACCACGTAAGAACGTCAGGATGAAGACTACCATGAGAAATGCAATCCCTTGCCCATCATTTTGACATCTTCCCCTCATCTATGGAAGAAGATCTACAGCTCAGCTACAACCAGTGAGAGCTCTATCACTCAACTCAGTGcccaaaaaaagcagctctgatTTGTAACtaaacagacaaataaaagtattttttctgaaacatattTATTTCGGATGAGTCAGGTCCTGTCTCTATTGATGTTGGCAGAGGCATGATTTCACACATACAGATTTTTTACTACATGATCCAAACAGTAAGTATTATTACTTACTCCTTTTTGatacctttcattttttaatctttcttttatcaCTTATCACTTTTTATCTTTAGCTTTAATCACTTTTTAAGTCTACATTTATTAATTGCCTGCATGACAATGATTTTACATACCCAAGTCCTGGCTTCCCACAGAAGTTGGAAATGTGCTGAGACTAGAATTAAATCTTAAACTCAGAGCAGGCTTGAGTGCCTTGAGTTGGAAATAACCATTATCTAACAGAACCCCTGATTTTGGCACCTCTGTTTCCGACACAAAGCCTTGAGGAACACCTGCTACGAACAATTTCCACAACAAACATGGGTAAGTGACTGGATGCGACATCACTTGTCACTTCTGAAACTTTAGCTTGCAGATCATTCTCTGACATCTGCAGCACTAAATCTCCAGTCATGTTTCCTGCAGCTTTCCTAAACCACAGATTAATTAGCCAGACGCAATTATGACTGTGATTTATAGTTCACTGTTGCACGGTACGTTTGGAAGAAGACACGGTACCTTGAGGAGGTAAGCGTTCTCTGACAGCTCACTGATCTCTAGTTTGCAGCTCAAGCGCACGCCGGCTTTGGCTAAACTCTTTTCTTGAAGCCCATTCAAGACCCAGCCTTCATAGCTGTACAAGTGGCTCTTTCTGCCACTGAATCCAGGGTCTGCGGGGAATAACAGCCATTTTCACAACGCTCGCAAGCATCTTCTAATGAATAGAAATGACAACAATGCTGCCAAAAGAAGGTTATAGAAGTAAATGTACTTACCAATGTCAAACTTCTGGCTACCTGCAAAAAGAGATGGAGAACCAGATGAGTAACATTCAGTCTAGATCCTGTTATTGCCACTGAACTTAAGGAAATTTGGGGAAAGGGAGATGAAAAAGGGATATATAGGCTTACCTACAAAGGTGAGCGCTAGTGCGAGTATGATTCCCCTCATAGTGAAGGTGAATGGGGCACTGCTGGGCATGGTGAGACTTTTATGGAAGGAAGCCCAGGGACACGTGGCTGCGTTCTGCTGAATTCTCAAgtttttttatcagtttatGTAAACACTTCCCTTTTTGCAATCATACCTTCTCTCCAGATGGAATAACAGAAATCAAGTTGTACCTTGACATCTCACTGATTTTCTCATATAAGCCCTTTACTGGATTGTTTAAAAGTTTCTACTCATCCtagtaaaacatttttactagGCCATTTACAATAAATTTTACAACAAACACGTTACTTAATTTCCTAGATTGTGTCACAGGTATACTGCTGGCATTTGGTTCTGCCACAGATAAGGTTGATTTTACCCAGGTTATGCTGACCTGGCATCTGACCCAAACTGTTATCAAACTGATAGTGGCCCAATTAAGAGAGTCAGTGTCATACATGTTAACGGcgttctttctcttccctcagcaTCCGTTTACGGCCACCCCTGTAAACAGGAGATGAGGACAGATAAACCCTTGCTAATCTTCTATCATATGTGCACCAGAGTGCATTTAACATCCTGAAAACCCATATAAgtggaaaatatgtatttatttaaataaatcagaggGTCAGCATGTCCTCTCAGCTCCGGTCACACTGaccaggaatattttttaaatgaacaacGATTTCATAAGcgatctgtaaatattttatcttccaAGGTAAATGACAGCTAAACATGAACAATTAAAACTCACAGAGGCTCTTAGCAGCAAAGCAGGGGGAACGGCAGTGCAGGTCAGCTAGAACTTTTGCATTTCCTAAGGAGCCAAATACAGCACACAGCCAAGTACCTGAACTGACGTAGGCTTGCAGCCAGCTTCATCGCTGATTTACATTAGCAGCCCAGGAACACATTCACTAAGTGGTCTGTTCTAGAAACGTCGGGGGCATGGAGGCAAGTGGAGATGCACAAATCACACTTGCCCTTTTTGAGCACGGCAATAGATAGGAATGAGTTCTGGTCAATCCCCCCAAAAAGTTACACAGTCTTCCAAATTgagctggctggcagctggatcaacaacaaaacaaaacaaaaaaaagcaagaaaaatgcacaGGGGCTTCTGAGCTGGAGGGTATTTCTGGAGGGGTAATGTCAAGCAATATAATAAACTGTGGGCTTTAAAGTCACACAAAGAACATGAATCTGATCCTAATTCAATGTTTACAACATGCTGGTTATTCGGtcactttatttctgttccCACAATACCTAGGGTTATAAGATTAACTGCAGGAGTGTGATTTGTGGCAAACACTATTTTAACAACCAcaaatgaacatttattttctattccagCAGTTTCTACAGCCTGACTCTAGCAACTGCTTTTCCTGAGCTGTCAGTCCCACAAATCTTGActttttcaaacagattttttctgGGCTGTAAATCCACCTGGGGTTGTGCAACCTCTGTTTTTGGGAACTGCTATCCAGctcactgcagaagcagctggtatagtgctgtgttttggatttaggatgagaataatgttgacaacacactgatattttggttgttgccaagcagtcaaggacatttcagcttctcatactgccctaCCAACGAGGAGGCTGGGcatgcacaagaagctgggagaggacttggccagggcagctgacccaaactggcccaagggatattccacaccatatgataCCATGTTCTGTTTATAACTGggggggtgggccaggaggcaggTCAACTCAGGGTCTTGTGGAGCAccagcttcaggtggtgagcaattgtgctgttcatcacttgttttgtatattttatcttccttttttttttttttggtcccattaaattgtctttatctcaacataCAAGGGGTaggttttctcccttttccattttcaattctctcccgtctcactgggaggggggagtgGTTGAtagagctgcctgctgggttaaaccacaacagtctcCTTTTTCATGATTATCAACCTATTACATTTATTGTTATGTTCAAGGGAAAGTTTCAGGTATCAAAATTTTCACCATGATGGTCACAAGCTCTTCCATAcaattgtaattaatttttttattgtttaatatttctttaaaaccaaCTTACCTGTTATGCATTCTAGTTAGTTCTCTGTCTTATACAACTTAAAACATGAACCAAGGAAAATGAGTATTGTGTCAGTGTGAAAACTACAACAAAATGTATAaccatgggattttttttttcttctaattattttttttaattacagtgcAACTTTGCTGGGCATAGTGAATATTAGAGGTCAGCTGTAGTGTCTGAAAGCAATCAATAAGTCACCAGATAAAAGAAATGTTCAAATTGAGATCAGTTTTTTGATCCAACTATATCAGCCTTTCATATGTTGTCATCTACTTATCTCACAAATGGATGGGGAGatggaaagaaagtaaaagcaaGATGCCTTCACACATAAAAGCTTTGCagtaaatgcaaattaaaaaaaaaagcagcacaagtaGTAGCTAACATACACAGCATCCCCATTACCCTGTAAGTActtctattttcctttaagaaaaatctgtttaaattatCTTGGGGATTTATTAGTTACATTGGCCCAGTTGAAGTGTACATATAATAATACCTGAGAAAAAGCCAGGATGTagtctgatatttttttttcatacacatGGGAATGTTTTTGTCCTGCTGCAGTTGAAATAGAGCAAGTCTGCAGAAGATGGTGGAAGCAGTTCTTCAAATTAGGAAGAGGGCTGTTTTATAGggagaaagttttcatttattaattttttgctaTACAGTCTGTTTTGCAAAAGCTATATTGAATCATCCTCAACCACTGGGGATGAAAGCGTAAAAATGAACAGCTGTAATTAACCCAGGAAAGTAAGTTCTCATACCTCATCAGACTGATAAAGAAGCAATGCATATTATATCTAAAGATTTTGTGAAATAAACCACCATAGTTTAAGAGAACCATTCATCTTTTCAATATTATGCATATGTAGCTCACAATAACTGTGTGCTAATCAGTCACTGGTACTCAGTACTTCTTGTTCCTTCTTAAGTAGGCTGCTCACTTTATTATCCCAAACATGCACCTGTGTGTGGTGACACACCTGTATGACACTCCTGCGAGCTGTCTCCCACTTTGGTCTCCAACAATCTGAGTAAGAAAGACCCTGAAGTTGTTTCCACCACAGTGAAATATTACTGTGTCACCATACTGCCACCCAGACCATCTGCAGTATTTATACCATACTGTTAGCAGAAGCTTCAAATGTAAAAGCTTCCTCACCGCTGCACATAGAGCAATCCAAAGCTCTAGGCacgttttcttcctttgcagtgACAGGACTGAATGCATACCCCAGACTTCCAGGCCAGGTCCCAGAGGTCAGCTCACGACTTAACTGTATACATGCTTCTAGCACAGCTGGTTCTTCCATGGAGGCATTCAAATGAATCTCCACTTCTACAAGATGGGTTAcgatattaaaacaaaaaattagtacaaaatgtttattaattGGTCTCAATAGGCACaaacaaaagattaaataagtgaattattttgttctgcaaagacatttttatcCTAAAAATTACTGTCATGAAGAAAAACTGTCTAGTAAGAGTCCAACTAAACCAAATGCATTTAGGTGACCCAGTAACACACGAGCGAGGACACCTGAATTACctcagaagagcagcagccccTAGTGGCACACTGGCACAGCCTCAACTACAGACTTGCAGGCCAGCAGTCACCTGCTAGCTTGAAAATAAGACTCCTACATGTGAAGCACTGTTCTCCCACTTAATTAccaatatattaattatttcactttacatctttaaatattattatgtatttttattcttccataACTAAAATTCAGGCAACAGCTGTCCAACACGTTGTGGGGAAGGTGTAAGCCCAACAGAACTATATACTGCTAAGCCCTGTCAGCAGATGACATGACTATGATCACCCATTTATTGAGGGGGAACCggagaaataattaaaaagaaaaagaaattatgcttGGATTCTTTCCAACCTGACTTACCTACAGAGCAGAAAgc is a window of Balearica regulorum gibbericeps isolate bBalReg1 chromosome 8, bBalReg1.pri, whole genome shotgun sequence DNA encoding:
- the LOC142602823 gene encoding vitellogenin-2-like, translating into MPSSAPFTFTMRGIILALALTFVGSQKFDIDPGFSGRKSHLYSYEGWVLNGLQEKSLAKAGVRLSCKLEISELSENAYLLKIRSPQFEEYNGIWPRDPFTRSSKITQMVSSCFTRPFKFEYNSGRIGNIYGPEDCPDMCINIVRGILNMMQITIKKSQNVLESEVFAIHGTSSRKTGRTAESLLPKL